From a single Nostoc edaphicum CCNP1411 genomic region:
- a CDS encoding glycosyltransferase family 2 protein, protein MFSIYILTYNEELDIAACIESAMLSDDIIVVDSCSSDRTVEIAGRYPIRVVQHAFESHGRQRTWMLESIPPKHQWVYILEADERMTPELFAECEKASQNPDYIGYYVAERVMFMNHWIRYSTQYPRYQMRLFRHGKVWFTDYGHTEREVCDGATSFLKETYPHYTCSKGLSRWIDKHNRYSTDEAQETLYQLEQGKVNWQDLFFGKSEVEKRRALKDLSLRLPARPLLRFVYMYFILGGCLDGRAGIAWCTLQAFYEYLILLKVWEMKYLPKPNLDTTTILVQESTEQLQCVDSETTQADAA, encoded by the coding sequence ATGTTCTCAATTTACATACTGACATATAACGAAGAGTTAGATATTGCTGCTTGTATCGAATCGGCGATGCTATCGGATGACATCATTGTTGTAGACTCATGCAGTAGCGATCGCACTGTGGAAATTGCTGGTCGCTATCCTATCCGCGTCGTTCAACACGCTTTTGAAAGCCACGGACGCCAACGCACCTGGATGTTAGAGTCTATCCCCCCAAAGCACCAATGGGTTTACATTCTCGAAGCTGACGAGCGTATGACACCAGAACTGTTTGCAGAATGTGAAAAGGCAAGTCAGAATCCAGACTACATCGGTTACTACGTGGCTGAACGTGTCATGTTCATGAATCATTGGATTCGCTACAGCACACAGTATCCCCGTTACCAAATGCGACTCTTCCGCCACGGGAAAGTGTGGTTTACAGACTACGGTCATACTGAGCGGGAAGTTTGTGACGGTGCAACTAGCTTTTTAAAAGAAACATACCCACACTACACTTGCAGCAAAGGTTTGAGCCGTTGGATTGACAAGCACAACCGTTATTCTACAGATGAAGCTCAAGAAACATTGTATCAACTAGAACAGGGAAAGGTTAACTGGCAAGATTTATTCTTTGGTAAATCGGAAGTCGAAAAACGCCGCGCCCTAAAAGATTTGTCTTTACGTTTACCCGCTAGACCGTTGCTACGGTTTGTATATATGTATTTTATCTTAGGCGGCTGTTTAGATGGACGCGCCGGAATCGCTTGGTGTACATTGCAGGCATTCTACGAATATCTAATTTTGCTCAAAGTCTGGGAAATGAAGTATCTACCAAAACCTAATTTAGATACAACAACAATTCTGGTACAAGAGAGTACAGAACAGTTGCAGTGCGTAGATTCTGAAACTACACAGGCTGATGCGGCGTAA
- a CDS encoding helix-turn-helix domain-containing protein — MTVVQVKRVVEVVQDFPDIGKRMKQARERDGRSLTQICREAGISRAYWYQLEAENLRAPATEGIIRKIEAVLNIDLGVKFNG, encoded by the coding sequence ATGACAGTAGTGCAAGTTAAGCGAGTAGTGGAAGTGGTGCAGGACTTTCCAGATATTGGAAAACGGATGAAGCAGGCAAGAGAGAGAGATGGACGGTCTCTCACACAAATTTGCCGAGAGGCTGGTATTAGTCGTGCCTATTGGTATCAATTAGAGGCTGAAAACTTGAGAGCGCCTGCAACAGAAGGAATCATCCGTAAGATTGAGGCAGTTCTAAATATTGACTTAGGAGTGAAATTTAATGGATAA
- a CDS encoding N-6 DNA methylase, with translation MSKYLSSKALHHVNSVETASPKELQQQLKLFSEKTGFVSSDVFDLRSIRLLVSRLHDILRDNDSQSNIISRFDEITKLVFAKIISDKTYNSGASTPFSPSELSVNPCVVRKYYQHLSHQHSNLIPKRFSELDCSDSAIMKCVLALQSFNFTSTQFDVKGLAYEEIVRNTFGKGDHQQFFTPPHIIDFIVSACQPYIKGDICDPASGTGGFLCSITRHQINYSSLTSIEIDERLSWVSGINMLLHGAKNIRTVFLPSGGTLGNQAKQFFSCFDAIITNPPFGSDFTESDVLETFELGLGKSSRRRGILFIERCHALLRKKGTLAIILDEGVLNLPHATDVRQFIIKNFDLKAVISLPETAFMPYATVNASILIMSKKTCAENSNLSVFFAKADKVGRKTSGDEDIRYDEDGKNYLNSDLPSILNAWHKYLQEGQVDESENIYTADIYSNFDKERNGYRIDFQYHHPSRIKSQQLIATCIYPLKRLADICAERNVSISPCKELSSAIIRYTGLANIESNTGQFEQVPTPSDSLKSSVKMYQPSDIVFAKMRPNLRKVALMSFAEPGFVSSECSVFAVNKASDGTYLIDPLILSVLLRSDFVYGQIMHLVAGIGRLRINSKELLQVMIPLPPKDVQEEIRRQYLSQHQKIENLKSDIGSFLDRSQLMLTSSVQELVCSFIGSPKTSSTRMSELVGNQMKFASY, from the coding sequence ATGTCTAAATACTTGTCGAGCAAAGCTCTGCACCATGTTAACTCTGTTGAAACTGCCTCGCCCAAGGAACTTCAACAACAGCTTAAGCTATTTTCAGAGAAGACAGGTTTCGTGTCGTCAGATGTGTTCGACTTAAGAAGTATTCGCCTACTGGTATCTCGGCTTCATGACATTCTCCGTGACAATGATAGCCAGAGCAATATCATCAGCCGCTTTGACGAAATCACGAAACTAGTCTTCGCCAAGATTATATCTGATAAAACTTACAACAGTGGAGCATCCACACCCTTCTCCCCTTCTGAACTTTCCGTAAATCCCTGCGTTGTCCGAAAATACTATCAGCACCTTTCACACCAGCACAGCAACCTTATTCCAAAACGGTTTAGTGAACTTGATTGCTCTGATAGTGCAATCATGAAATGTGTCTTAGCCCTTCAATCGTTCAATTTCACATCTACACAATTTGATGTGAAAGGATTGGCTTATGAAGAAATTGTTCGTAATACTTTTGGCAAAGGCGATCATCAACAATTTTTCACACCGCCTCATATTATTGATTTTATTGTTTCCGCTTGCCAGCCTTATATTAAAGGTGATATCTGTGATCCAGCATCCGGGACGGGTGGATTTCTCTGTAGCATTACAAGGCATCAAATAAATTATTCATCCCTTACAAGTATTGAGATTGACGAGCGACTCTCTTGGGTTTCGGGAATTAATATGCTTCTTCACGGAGCAAAAAACATTCGTACAGTGTTTCTTCCTTCTGGGGGAACGCTTGGTAATCAAGCTAAACAATTCTTTTCATGTTTTGATGCAATAATCACTAACCCCCCATTTGGCAGCGATTTTACTGAGTCTGATGTTTTAGAAACATTTGAATTAGGATTAGGTAAATCATCTCGTCGGCGTGGAATTCTCTTTATAGAACGTTGCCATGCTCTTTTACGTAAAAAGGGTACACTTGCCATAATTCTTGACGAGGGTGTTTTAAATTTGCCTCACGCAACTGACGTAAGACAGTTTATTATTAAAAACTTTGATCTAAAAGCTGTTATCAGTCTTCCTGAAACTGCATTCATGCCTTATGCTACCGTGAATGCCTCCATTTTAATAATGTCTAAAAAAACTTGTGCTGAGAATAGCAATCTTTCAGTATTTTTTGCTAAAGCAGATAAAGTTGGACGTAAAACAAGTGGCGATGAAGACATTCGTTATGACGAGGATGGGAAAAATTATCTTAATAGCGATCTTCCCTCTATATTAAATGCTTGGCACAAATACCTTCAAGAAGGCCAGGTTGATGAATCAGAAAATATCTATACTGCTGATATTTATTCTAATTTTGACAAAGAGAGAAATGGGTATCGAATAGATTTTCAGTATCATCACCCGTCTAGAATAAAAAGCCAACAATTAATTGCTACTTGTATTTATCCATTAAAACGTTTAGCCGATATTTGTGCAGAAAGGAATGTATCTATTTCTCCATGTAAAGAACTCTCAAGTGCAATTATTCGGTATACAGGGTTGGCAAATATTGAATCAAATACTGGACAATTTGAACAAGTTCCAACTCCATCTGACTCATTGAAAAGCTCAGTCAAGATGTACCAACCTAGTGATATAGTTTTTGCAAAAATGCGTCCTAACCTGCGAAAGGTTGCATTAATGAGTTTTGCAGAACCAGGTTTTGTCTCGTCAGAATGTTCAGTTTTTGCTGTCAATAAAGCATCTGATGGCACATATCTAATTGACCCTCTTATACTAAGCGTTTTACTTAGGTCAGACTTTGTTTATGGGCAAATTATGCATTTGGTAGCAGGTATTGGCCGTCTGAGAATTAACTCAAAGGAATTGTTGCAAGTAATGATTCCACTTCCACCTAAAGATGTTCAAGAGGAAATTCGCCGTCAGTATTTGAGTCAGCACCAAAAAATAGAGAATCTCAAATCGGATATTGGAAGCTTTTTAGACCGCTCTCAATTAATGCTCACATCGTCGGTACAAGAACTGGTTTGTTCTTTTATTGGAAGCCCAAAGACATCCTCCACGAGAATGAGCGAGTTGGTTGGCAATCAGATGAAGTTTGCTTCTTATTAA
- a CDS encoding uracil-DNA glycosylase: MSSETQLSLFDDSSFNQRELIPTDAKIAIAPGTYSSITELTQDCDRCHRCPLGDTRTHAVVGRGNLKAPIMVIGEAPGQNEDETGLPFVGRSGQLLEKILASVNLTTDHDVYIANINKCRPPDNRVPTPIEVAACLPYLLEQIRLVDPKIILLTGATAVKGITGDKRGITKIRGQWLEWEGRLCMPIFHPSYLLRNPSKERGAPKWLMWQDIQAVRAKLDEIQNNS; the protein is encoded by the coding sequence ATGAGCAGCGAAACCCAACTCAGCCTCTTCGACGACTCAAGCTTTAACCAACGAGAACTGATTCCTACAGACGCGAAAATTGCGATCGCTCCAGGAACTTATTCCAGCATCACGGAGTTGACACAGGATTGCGATCGCTGTCACCGTTGTCCATTAGGGGACACTCGGACTCATGCGGTTGTTGGACGCGGTAATCTCAAAGCCCCAATTATGGTTATAGGAGAAGCGCCTGGTCAAAATGAAGATGAAACGGGTTTACCATTTGTGGGCAGATCAGGGCAGTTGTTAGAGAAAATTTTGGCATCAGTGAATCTGACTACTGATCATGATGTATACATTGCCAATATCAACAAATGTCGCCCACCAGATAATAGAGTTCCCACTCCTATAGAAGTGGCGGCTTGTTTACCCTACTTACTAGAACAAATTCGCTTAGTTGACCCCAAAATAATTCTGTTAACAGGTGCAACTGCTGTCAAAGGTATCACTGGCGATAAGCGAGGGATTACGAAAATTCGCGGTCAGTGGCTAGAGTGGGAAGGGCGGTTATGTATGCCAATTTTTCATCCTTCCTACTTGTTGCGTAACCCTTCTAAAGAAAGAGGTGCGCCGAAATGGTTGATGTGGCAGGATATCCAGGCTGTGCGTGCCAAGTTAGACGAAATCCAAAATAATAGCTAA
- a CDS encoding PatU produces the protein MNSDSESLQHQCLGWLLTDDVKNNEQSVECEENDGVKNLLKEATASKSSEPKLGGTPQAFQLGEIPTVQDRFQAVLKHRLQIQAQDHPPLFPWETQLIEYPDFVDEPSMTLVPTWGWMVQQSKLNLPTRLPERVFQQLLEQCQALVTSSVPLGAKLVQVVENFFPNESQALNDIAGLVLRSTYRSVNTLETMPTIQSDYSDLQPRQQMALSLLAAKQLLENLTLPLSATSPVVEREWLTSVGTLNIRVEYQSLGKLTKLLVQAELPVKGTLTLRGSGTLAMATSSTSEYLSVELSCEQLNPTYTLEVEFPEIDQQPLLFVINPAI, from the coding sequence ATGAATAGTGACTCAGAATCCTTACAACACCAGTGTCTCGGTTGGTTATTGACAGATGATGTCAAAAATAACGAGCAATCGGTAGAATGTGAGGAAAATGACGGGGTAAAAAACCTCCTCAAAGAAGCCACTGCTTCAAAAAGCAGTGAGCCAAAATTGGGAGGAACACCCCAGGCCTTTCAATTGGGAGAAATTCCTACTGTGCAAGATCGTTTTCAAGCCGTCCTTAAGCATCGGTTACAAATCCAAGCCCAAGACCACCCACCGTTGTTTCCTTGGGAAACACAATTAATCGAATATCCTGATTTTGTTGATGAGCCTTCAATGACACTCGTTCCTACGTGGGGATGGATGGTACAACAGTCAAAGTTGAACTTACCGACTCGCTTACCGGAAAGAGTTTTCCAACAATTGCTAGAACAGTGTCAGGCTTTGGTGACATCTTCAGTGCCGTTGGGGGCAAAATTAGTTCAAGTGGTGGAGAACTTTTTTCCCAACGAGTCTCAAGCACTAAATGACATAGCTGGATTGGTGCTAAGAAGCACCTATCGCTCTGTAAATACTCTGGAGACAATGCCCACTATTCAGAGCGATTACTCAGATTTACAACCGCGTCAACAGATGGCTTTGTCGTTGCTAGCAGCTAAACAACTGCTGGAAAATCTGACTCTACCACTTTCAGCAACCAGTCCAGTGGTAGAAAGAGAATGGCTAACCAGTGTTGGTACTTTGAACATCAGAGTAGAGTATCAGTCTCTAGGTAAACTTACGAAGTTACTTGTTCAAGCCGAGTTACCAGTTAAAGGAACTTTAACGCTGCGAGGAAGTGGCACATTAGCAATGGCAACATCTTCAACTTCAGAATACTTAAGTGTAGAGTTAAGCTGCGAACAACTTAACCCAACTTATACCCTAGAAGTTGAGTTTCCAGAAATAGATCAACAGCCATTGTTGTTCGTCATTAATCCCGCGATTTAG
- a CDS encoding HpsJ family protein: MVNRFTSVSTALTVKVVGIICILSFFVDFLILLLPFQPTDRVWQINLATALVDRGIVPLVGLGLLFAGYWFDSADAGSDRPQGIDLRLPALIISSILGLMFLLIFPLHLNNVNQAKTQTLNRITQEADQAETQLNTRLSQLQAQLNTEQGKAQLEQLRNQTKAQFSEILKDEQRYKQALESAQIPANIKELLKKAKTDPQVLEKAIEQQTDIQTLQTQQLSQVRQRRDEALQQAKDTAWKSGLRIGISSLLLSIGYIIIGWTGLRGRGAVQGGKPRATAR, from the coding sequence ATGGTTAACCGTTTTACTTCCGTGAGTACTGCCCTCACAGTTAAGGTAGTTGGAATAATCTGCATTTTGTCCTTTTTCGTTGACTTTTTGATTCTATTGTTACCTTTTCAACCGACTGATCGAGTATGGCAAATCAATTTGGCAACAGCGCTAGTTGATCGGGGAATTGTTCCTCTGGTAGGACTGGGGCTTTTGTTTGCAGGGTATTGGTTTGATAGTGCTGATGCCGGAAGCGATCGCCCCCAAGGTATCGATTTAAGATTGCCCGCTCTGATCATCTCAAGTATTTTAGGGTTGATGTTCTTGCTGATTTTTCCCCTGCACCTCAATAACGTCAATCAAGCTAAGACTCAAACACTCAACCGAATCACCCAAGAAGCAGATCAGGCAGAAACTCAACTGAACACTCGATTATCGCAATTGCAAGCACAACTGAATACTGAGCAAGGAAAAGCTCAACTAGAGCAGCTGCGAAACCAAACCAAAGCTCAGTTTAGTGAAATCCTCAAAGATGAGCAGAGATATAAGCAAGCACTTGAAAGCGCTCAAATTCCCGCAAACATCAAAGAGTTACTGAAGAAGGCTAAAACAGATCCCCAAGTACTTGAGAAAGCTATCGAGCAACAAACAGATATTCAAACGCTCCAAACTCAACAATTGAGCCAAGTTCGCCAGCGCAGAGACGAAGCACTGCAACAAGCTAAAGATACTGCTTGGAAGTCTGGACTGCGGATTGGGATTAGCAGTTTGCTGTTGTCTATTGGTTACATTATCATCGGCTGGACAGGCTTAAGAGGTAGGGGTGCTGTACAAGGTGGTAAACCTAGAGCTACTGCACGCTAA
- a CDS encoding transglutaminase TgpA family protein, producing the protein MNRFWRLPVGNFWPQNPQGSHLIEVEDSISLRVLVLALVILGIVATDIAAETSFSFWALPLSVVGAIWSYYRRCDRNVAVKFCIAIGMLVALGAFFGRLVGELNDTRLSLAELLIQLQVLHSFDTPRRKNLGYSIVIGLILLGVAATLSQTLAFAPVLLLFLAIALPTLVLDYRSRLGLQPLKTQKEKFNKNNSSTLNFKFLILNFLLIVGLGLAIFAVLPRFPGYQLRNFPVSSAIQVKGNFTGRSIINPGYVREGNGNGQGGGSGGTRQNQAGQPGKVDNNFYYGFNSQINQNLRGEMKPKVVMRVRSQAEGFWRVLGFDRYTGKGWEVSRNEDVTTIRRSPWSYQIFLPPPLINTKTQEIVQTYTVVADLPNLIPTMAYPKEIYFPTPMIAVDKEDGLRSPVELSEGLTYTVISEVPYRDRTLLGQASTKYPQQIKKHYLQIPPEISEKVRQRTEEILANYNRERVAKSSKSLDSPYEKALYLAQYLKQNYSVPQNPLELPYLSEKEDLVEAFLFKYKGGYPDHFSTVLTVMLRSIGIPARLVAGFSPGQFNPFTGLYIVRNTDAYAMTEVYFPKYGWFAFDPIPNHPLIPPSIEDTQTFSVLRQLWNWVAGWLPSPVTGFLNNVFETIFRWVIRAIAWFIALFSQGWFGVLTGLIVGTTTAFFAWLGWGQWRQWRNRRWLKKLPAMESLYQQMLQWTTQKGLGKHPAQTPLEYARVSYQHHAPATAEVIDEISQAYVGWRYGDHTPNLKRLRERWQGLKKTAK; encoded by the coding sequence ATGAATCGGTTTTGGCGTCTCCCTGTAGGTAATTTCTGGCCGCAAAATCCGCAGGGGTCGCATTTGATAGAAGTAGAAGATTCAATTTCCTTGCGGGTGCTAGTGCTAGCGTTGGTTATTTTGGGAATTGTGGCGACGGATATCGCAGCTGAGACTTCATTTAGTTTTTGGGCGTTACCCCTAAGTGTAGTAGGCGCGATTTGGAGTTACTATCGTCGCTGCGATCGCAATGTTGCAGTTAAGTTCTGCATCGCCATCGGAATGTTAGTAGCACTGGGTGCTTTTTTTGGGCGATTAGTGGGGGAGTTAAATGATACGCGGTTGAGTTTGGCAGAGTTATTAATTCAACTCCAGGTGTTGCATAGCTTTGATACACCCCGCCGCAAAAATTTGGGCTATTCAATTGTTATAGGACTGATTTTATTGGGTGTGGCAGCAACGCTAAGTCAGACTTTAGCATTTGCACCTGTGTTGCTGTTGTTTTTAGCGATCGCTTTACCAACTTTAGTATTAGATTACCGCTCACGCTTGGGTTTGCAACCATTAAAAACTCAAAAGGAAAAATTCAATAAGAATAATTCCTCAACTCTTAATTTTAAATTTTTAATTCTGAATTTTTTGCTAATTGTCGGTCTGGGACTGGCAATTTTTGCTGTTTTACCCAGATTCCCTGGCTATCAATTACGGAATTTTCCTGTAAGTTCTGCTATTCAAGTAAAAGGTAATTTTACAGGACGTAGTATCATTAATCCCGGTTATGTCCGCGAAGGCAATGGTAATGGTCAAGGCGGTGGTAGCGGTGGTACGAGGCAAAACCAAGCTGGTCAACCAGGAAAAGTAGATAATAACTTTTATTACGGTTTTAATAGCCAAATTAATCAAAACCTGCGTGGCGAGATGAAACCTAAAGTTGTGATGCGGGTGCGATCGCAAGCTGAGGGTTTTTGGCGGGTGCTAGGATTTGACCGTTATACAGGTAAGGGATGGGAAGTTTCTCGGAATGAAGATGTTACGACTATCAGGCGATCGCCTTGGTCTTACCAAATTTTTCTTCCCCCACCTCTGATTAATACTAAAACCCAGGAGATAGTACAAACTTATACAGTAGTAGCGGATTTGCCTAATCTAATTCCAACGATGGCTTATCCCAAAGAGATTTACTTTCCCACACCGATGATCGCAGTTGATAAAGAAGACGGATTGCGATCGCCTGTGGAATTATCAGAAGGACTCACCTACACTGTAATTTCCGAAGTACCATACCGCGATCGCACTTTATTAGGTCAAGCTTCTACAAAATACCCGCAACAGATTAAGAAGCATTATCTGCAAATTCCTCCCGAAATTTCGGAAAAAGTCCGTCAACGCACCGAAGAAATCCTCGCCAACTACAATCGTGAACGAGTCGCAAAGTCTTCTAAAAGCCTAGATTCACCCTATGAAAAGGCTCTCTACTTAGCTCAATACCTAAAGCAAAACTACTCTGTTCCCCAAAATCCCTTAGAACTGCCTTATTTAAGTGAAAAAGAAGACTTGGTAGAGGCTTTTTTGTTCAAGTATAAAGGAGGATATCCAGACCACTTTTCGACAGTTCTCACGGTGATGCTGCGCTCCATTGGCATTCCAGCACGATTAGTAGCGGGGTTTAGTCCTGGACAGTTTAATCCATTTACAGGGCTGTATATTGTCCGTAATACTGACGCTTATGCGATGACGGAAGTGTATTTTCCTAAATATGGTTGGTTTGCCTTTGACCCCATTCCCAATCATCCCCTGATTCCCCCATCTATTGAAGACACTCAGACTTTTAGTGTCTTGCGCCAATTGTGGAATTGGGTTGCTGGATGGTTGCCTTCTCCGGTGACAGGTTTTTTGAATAATGTATTTGAGACAATATTTAGGTGGGTGATTAGAGCGATCGCTTGGTTTATCGCTTTATTTTCTCAAGGTTGGTTTGGCGTATTGACTGGCTTAATTGTGGGTACTACAACGGCTTTTTTCGCTTGGCTGGGTTGGGGTCAGTGGCGACAGTGGCGCAATCGTCGATGGTTAAAGAAATTGCCAGCAATGGAAAGCCTGTATCAACAAATGCTGCAATGGACAACCCAAAAAGGTTTGGGTAAGCATCCAGCACAAACACCTTTAGAGTATGCCAGAGTCTCATACCAGCATCACGCCCCTGCAACTGCTGAGGTAATAGATGAGATTAGCCAAGCCTATGTTGGCTGGCGTTATGGTGATCATACGCCTAACTTGAAGCGACTGCGAGAAAGATGGCAAGGTTTGAAAAAGACTGCTAAGTAA
- the hetZ gene encoding heterocyst differentiation protein HetZ gives MNSAATATIPSATILGDNSKGVEVIFQLLSKEFQQSTKASEKNCHDVATRITTEVYRICHESKRIQASGSVESSAMTLARHRLQQCLRYYQLGSNRGRVELHSTLSAIIYRYINPPQRQLSYQGRLTIIEDFLQSFYLEALNAFRRENQLGATYRPQTLLELSEYMAFTERYGKRRIPLPGRQQQLIILRAQTFSQQQPPETSVDIEQAAEGSNNEGDGSWEEPAVHQLRSTMATQAEPEPEEDTLRSVVVTELMNYLEQRQQSDCADYFSLRLQDLSAQEIESILGLTPRQRDYLQQRFKYHLIRFALLHRWELVHEWLEASLHTNLGLTPQQWQVYTAQLDNKQRSLLELKQQGQADEKIAKTLGLSMAQLQKRWFKILEQAWEIRNSLVSGSGASTHE, from the coding sequence ATGAATTCAGCCGCAACCGCAACTATTCCATCTGCAACTATTCTGGGAGACAATTCTAAAGGCGTGGAGGTGATCTTTCAACTCCTGTCCAAGGAGTTTCAGCAGTCAACTAAAGCTTCGGAAAAAAATTGCCACGATGTCGCAACACGTATTACTACCGAAGTCTACCGGATTTGTCATGAAAGCAAACGTATTCAAGCTTCTGGGTCTGTAGAAAGCTCGGCAATGACTCTGGCTCGGCATCGGCTGCAACAATGTCTCAGATACTATCAGTTGGGTTCAAATCGGGGCAGGGTAGAATTACACAGTACTCTGAGTGCAATTATTTATCGATACATTAATCCGCCTCAGAGACAATTGAGCTATCAAGGGCGGCTGACCATAATTGAAGATTTTCTCCAGAGTTTTTATCTGGAAGCGTTGAATGCTTTCCGGCGAGAAAATCAACTCGGTGCTACTTATCGCCCTCAGACACTCTTGGAATTGTCCGAGTATATGGCATTTACCGAGCGCTACGGCAAGCGACGCATTCCTTTACCAGGCCGTCAGCAGCAGCTAATTATCCTCCGGGCACAAACTTTTTCCCAACAGCAGCCCCCGGAAACTAGTGTAGATATAGAACAAGCCGCAGAAGGTAGCAATAATGAAGGTGATGGTTCTTGGGAAGAACCAGCAGTGCATCAATTGCGCTCCACAATGGCGACGCAAGCTGAACCCGAACCCGAAGAAGACACCTTGCGCTCCGTTGTCGTTACGGAATTAATGAATTATCTCGAACAACGGCAACAATCTGACTGTGCTGATTACTTTTCCCTCCGCCTCCAGGATTTATCAGCACAGGAAATTGAGTCGATTTTAGGTTTAACTCCTCGTCAGAGAGATTATTTGCAGCAGCGCTTTAAGTATCATTTGATTCGGTTTGCCTTGTTACACCGTTGGGAATTAGTTCACGAGTGGCTGGAAGCTTCTTTACACACCAATTTGGGCTTAACTCCCCAGCAATGGCAAGTATATACAGCACAGCTGGACAATAAGCAACGGTCTTTATTAGAGTTGAAGCAACAAGGACAAGCTGATGAAAAAATAGCAAAAACTTTAGGGCTGTCAATGGCACAACTTCAAAAGCGATGGTTTAAGATTCTTGAGCAAGCTTGGGAAATTCGTAACTCATTAGTTTCCGGATCAGGTGCATCTACTCATGAATAG
- a CDS encoding phosphoribosyltransferase: MSYTPLFADRTHAGEILARVIHDVLTQQTIDSGVKPIPIVYALPRGGVPVAAPIARLLDCPLTIVVAKKISHPENPELAIGAVTTSGNVLWTDQKLLRLKHDGRWREVALNKAINQAKYLEAQLISACPQVNTQDATLILVDDGIATGMTIAVAATALKALSPATVWLCTPVAPQKLLPWLEQWGDRTIVLETPEPFRSVSNFYTEFPQVDTLEVLVYLQQQKTMGGIDQCESF; this comes from the coding sequence ATGTCATATACCCCACTTTTTGCCGATCGCACCCATGCGGGTGAGATATTAGCGCGAGTAATCCATGATGTTTTGACTCAGCAAACTATTGATTCTGGGGTAAAGCCTATACCAATTGTTTATGCTTTGCCCAGAGGGGGTGTACCAGTAGCAGCACCAATAGCACGTCTTTTAGATTGTCCGTTGACAATTGTCGTAGCAAAAAAGATTAGCCATCCAGAAAACCCAGAGTTAGCAATTGGTGCAGTAACTACTTCTGGAAATGTCCTCTGGACTGATCAAAAGCTACTTCGTCTTAAACATGATGGGCGGTGGCGGGAAGTGGCTTTAAATAAAGCCATCAACCAAGCGAAGTATCTTGAGGCTCAATTAATTTCTGCTTGTCCCCAAGTGAATACACAGGACGCTACGCTCATCTTAGTTGATGATGGCATTGCTACAGGTATGACAATAGCGGTAGCGGCAACTGCTCTCAAAGCGCTTTCTCCAGCAACAGTTTGGCTATGTACTCCAGTAGCGCCACAAAAATTGCTACCCTGGTTAGAACAGTGGGGCGATCGCACAATAGTTTTGGAAACACCCGAACCCTTCCGGAGTGTGAGTAACTTTTACACAGAATTTCCCCAAGTAGATACATTAGAAGTCCTTGTATATCTCCAGCAACAAAAGACAATGGGAGGAATTGACCAGTGCGAGTCATTTTGA
- a CDS encoding DUF502 domain-containing protein, with product MDTNNKSSSSLKQENLSLVIDRLKQDLKNDLIAGLLVVIPLATTIWLTITIATWVINFLTQIPKQLNPFDGLNPLLVNLLNLLVGLAVPLLCILLMGLMARNIAGRWLLDFGERFLQAIPLAGQVYKTLKQLLETILKDSNGKFRRVILIEYPRRGIWAIAFVTGAISSDIQAQMPRPVLSVFIPTTPNPTTGWYAVVPEDEVVNLSMSIEDAFKIVVSGGIVAPNTPLVFPKESTLEVKHNEIKQQAIPVEET from the coding sequence ATGGATACCAATAACAAAAGTTCCTCTAGCTTAAAACAGGAGAATCTGAGCTTGGTAATCGATCGCCTAAAACAGGACTTAAAAAACGACCTGATTGCTGGTTTGTTGGTAGTAATTCCCCTAGCAACCACTATCTGGCTGACAATTACCATTGCTACTTGGGTAATCAACTTCCTCACCCAAATTCCCAAACAACTAAATCCCTTTGATGGGTTAAATCCACTTTTAGTAAATCTACTGAATTTGTTAGTAGGATTAGCTGTACCACTACTGTGTATCCTCCTAATGGGCTTGATGGCTCGGAATATTGCTGGGCGGTGGTTACTAGATTTTGGTGAGCGGTTTTTACAGGCAATTCCCTTAGCTGGACAGGTATACAAAACTCTCAAACAGCTTTTAGAAACAATACTAAAAGATTCTAATGGCAAGTTTCGCCGGGTAATTTTGATAGAGTATCCCCGCCGAGGAATTTGGGCGATCGCCTTTGTCACTGGTGCAATTAGCAGTGATATCCAAGCTCAGATGCCTCGCCCCGTGCTAAGTGTTTTTATCCCCACCACTCCTAATCCTACTACTGGATGGTATGCAGTCGTTCCTGAAGACGAGGTGGTGAACCTCTCCATGTCCATTGAAGACGCCTTTAAAATAGTTGTATCAGGTGGCATTGTCGCCCCTAATACACCCTTGGTTTTCCCCAAAGAGTCAACCTTGGAGGTGAAACACAACGAAATCAAGCAGCAAGCTATTCCCGTTGAAGAAACTTAA